The DNA segment AGAGATCTGCTGGTGGAAACTTTACAAAGACAATATGCCAGTATAAAAACACCGGCAGCGGTGATCAAAAACATCGGACTGCTTAATGACAAAAAGACCTTTACCATTACAACCGGCCATCAGCTCAATATATTTACCGGCCCGTTGTATTTTATCTATAAAATTGTAACGGCCATAAATCTGGCGGCCGACTTAAAAGCAGAGTTTCCGGAATATAATTTTGTACCGGTTTACTGGATGGCTACTGAAGACCATGATTTTGAAGAGATCAACCATGTAAAAGTTGAGGACAAGATGCTGACCTGGAACAAACAGGCTGCTGGGGCAACGGGACGATTGGGTACTGCCGATATTGAGGACACCCTCATCGCTTACAAAGGTTATCTGGGCATTAGCGAAAACGGACTGTGCCTTTCTGACCGGGTAGACCATGCCTATACTGGTCATGAAAAACTGAGTGATGCCACCCGAGACCTGGTGAATGCCTTGTTTGGGAAATATGGCCTGGTTTGCATAGATGCTGATGACCACCGGCTTAAACAGGAGTTTGCAGAGATCATATATAAAGACATTACGGAGCAGCAGAGTTTTAAACTGATCAGTGAAAGTAATGCCGCACTTGAAGCCCTGGGCCATAAGCCGCAGGTAAACCCCAGAGAAATTAATTTCTTTTACATGACCGATAAACTGAGGGAACGGATTGTGGAAGAAGATGGACGGTATAACGTGATGAACACGGATATCAGTTTTGATCAGCATACACTTAAAACTGAAATTACAAACTTCCCTGAGCGTTTTAGTCCCAATGTAGTGATGCGCCCTGTATACCAGGAAGTGATTTTACCCAATCTCGCTTATATAGGTGGCGGAGCAGAACTTACTTACTGGTTACAGCTGAAAAATAACTTTGACCATTACCAGATAGATTTTCCTGTGCTTTTATTGCGCAACTCGGCCCTGGTGATCGATAAACCCAGCGAAACAAGGATGGAAATACTGGGTATCAGCCATAAAAACCTGTTCAGTAAAACTGAAACGCTTAAAAACGAATGGGTGAAGGCACATGTGAATTTGCAGCTTTCCCTGGACGATGAGGAACGCGCTATACGGGCGGTGTTTGACCAGATCAAACTGAATGCCTATAAAATTGACAAGAGCCTTTCGCAATCTGCCGATGCGGCCAAAACCAAAGCACTCAAATTAATAGCCAGCCTGGAAAAGAAAATGCTGAGGGCAGAAAAGCGCAAGCATAAAACTTCACTGGCACAGATAGAAAACCTGAAAGAAAAACTTTTTCCGACCGGGGTATTGCAGGAAAGGGTATTGAATATTGCTCCCATGTTTGTGCTGTATGGCGATGATTTCATCGAATCGCTGATCAGCAGCTTCAAACCTCTTGACCATCAGTTCACTGTATTATTTGCCTGAATAACATGATATTTTACACCTTTACCGAGCAACATTTACGTCAGTTTACCGAAAATGTATTTATACAGATGGGTTGTCCGGATACCGACGCAAAACTGGCAGCCGATGTTTTACTGCGTTCTGATTTAAGGGGCATTGATTCGCATGGCGTAGCACGCTTAAGTGGTTATGTAAGGTTATGGGAAAAGAAACGCATCAATGCCCGGC comes from the Pedobacter heparinus DSM 2366 genome and includes:
- the bshC gene encoding bacillithiol biosynthesis cysteine-adding enzyme BshC encodes the protein MQAKYISYQETNAFSAVVLDYISGNDQLKAFYRYSPSFEGFAQAIANRNFKADRDLLVETLQRQYASIKTPAAVIKNIGLLNDKKTFTITTGHQLNIFTGPLYFIYKIVTAINLAADLKAEFPEYNFVPVYWMATEDHDFEEINHVKVEDKMLTWNKQAAGATGRLGTADIEDTLIAYKGYLGISENGLCLSDRVDHAYTGHEKLSDATRDLVNALFGKYGLVCIDADDHRLKQEFAEIIYKDITEQQSFKLISESNAALEALGHKPQVNPREINFFYMTDKLRERIVEEDGRYNVMNTDISFDQHTLKTEITNFPERFSPNVVMRPVYQEVILPNLAYIGGGAELTYWLQLKNNFDHYQIDFPVLLLRNSALVIDKPSETRMEILGISHKNLFSKTETLKNEWVKAHVNLQLSLDDEERAIRAVFDQIKLNAYKIDKSLSQSADAAKTKALKLIASLEKKMLRAEKRKHKTSLAQIENLKEKLFPTGVLQERVLNIAPMFVLYGDDFIESLISSFKPLDHQFTVLFA